attttggcgaggaaaaactgccatggccattttcaaaggggtctcttgacctctgacctcaagatatgtgaaagaaaatgggttctatgggtacccatgagtctcccctttacagatatgcccactttatgataatcacatgcagttttggggcaagtcatagtcaagtcagcacactgacacactgacagctgttgttgcctgttgggctgcagtttgcattgttatgatttgagcatattttttatgctaaatgcagtacctgtgagggtttctggacaatatctgtcattgttttgtgttgttaattgatttacaataataaatatatacatacatttgcataaagcagcatatttgcccactaccatgttgataagactattaaatacttgacaagtcaTGCCGAAGGTGCAGGAGCCTGACACCTTCCTTCATGAAGTACCCGGCAATCAAAATGCTGCGCTCTGCACACACTGCAAGAGTACATTTTTGGTCGCACACAGTTGAAATGCCGATATAAAAGATCATATTAAGGCGGGTTATTAAGGCGGTTTAAAAATTATGGTCACCCTATTATAAATGCAAAAGCATTGTGCGAGGATtctatatttcatttttttttaaaagcctgagTTTGTGTCTTCCTCCTTCTGACCCCAACAATGACACTTTTCTAGTAGATGGTGTCCCTCCAGCTGCAGTATATCATGCTCAGACAGTGGCCCATTGCTCAGCACATCACTCATTAttattctctcctcttcctgccATCTTGCCTACTCCGTGTGGATTCCTTCTCTCCTGGCTCCATTTCTTTATGTGAGCTGCGTGTTTTTCCtctggcctgtgtgtgtgtgtgtgtgtgtgtgtgtgtgtgtgtgtgtgtgtgtgtgtgtgtgtgtatatgtgtgtatgggGGTTACACTACAGGGTGTCTGATTCTCTCGGCTGTCTGCTTCAGTCTGAAAAGCTCAGGGCCCCTCGGGgcggggacacacacacatctgtaggGGCCACACTTCACAGAACATTGTCTTCTTGAAAACTCTCCCGATACACTCCCGCACACCTTCTGCACAAACACCACTCTGTAATCCCTCTTCAATAATGTATACACAATTACTGAACGAGGTTTATGATACACAGATATCAAATATTTATAGCCTGCTGTTGCACATGACGGCTCCTCCACCAACATTTTCTTGTGTACTTGAAAatgacactttttttcccccatagaTTAGATCTTTTTTCTTTGGGGTGTTATGAAAGAGAGAGTGACATCGCTATATTATCCACTAAACCAGTAGTTCGCAACCTTTTCGAGTCGCGACCCCCCAGAATAATACATACATTACCGCTTCTACGCGCCTCCCCCTGCTGAGTTTGAGTGATTATCGCAAATGCTCTGATTAATAAatgtaggctaaataaataatgctttgtttgtgatgacggttttgtttagttttaacAGCTAGCACCTTGGTGTTGTCTAATGTGCTCTAGGCACTCTGGATTTTTGATGCAttgtatgactttttctctcgCCGGAGATCCCCCGTCACAAACTCGTGTGCACGCACACCttgactctcacaaacacactcagtaACTTCTATTCCAAGGCAAATTATATCACAgatttttctaacttcaatTTATATCCATCGCTCACTTTCTGCTCCTCTAGGAAGCGGCCGGGTAAAAAGTTTAATAAAGAAATGAGtgagtaaatagttataatagtatgcatatttataatattttcattgttcaccacaggacatttcagtagatacatcaaatagatagatagatagatagatagaaatgattttgttttacttttgtacatcactttgtaggcggacgttttactgacgTCCGGTAGTTgcattcagtccaaaatggcggaggcgtagctctgctgctgggcgctgacgttgcaatggaacgatcaactgactttcacttcttagcaacaTACATTCTTTGATCAGGTTtctttcaaaagaaaaaaaatgccgGCTACAAAACACTTCCTTGACTTAAATCCACAGCAGCAGTGATCACATTTCCATCCTCCAACTTTCCAGCGTTCAGATTGTCCCTTCCCGAAACCGAACACATCTCTCTGCTTCCGGGGTTGTTCTGGTTACACCTCAAAAGTCTGCGGGTTTGATGACGGAAGGTCTTGTCTAACAGGAAGTACATCAAAGGGTCAGTTGAACCTCTCAGTGCAGCCAGAAGCAGCAGGCAGTTCTTCACCTataggaggaggggagagaaacTCGTCATCACACCGTATGCTCTATGTTGCCGTGGAATCTGCTATAGATCAGTAAGGTAGTAAAGACTAATATTTATttgcattaaagggatagtttgggtgttttgaagtggggttgtatgaggtacttatccatagtcagtgtagaTGACAGTCgtcacgcccccagtttggagaagcagacaggagttaccggccggcagcaaaacatattttagccaattaaaagaaaggctcacctcaaaaaatcaatatctgtttaagcgttcgctatatttagaatattttcgctggTTTACCGTGGTGTGAGACAGCTTAAAGTCTAtgtttccgatggggaactgaagtcaTTGGATCCATCTGTGCTCTCATCAAAGCCgacagactccattgaaaaaacctgtaattttacctcacagaacaatgggaggttgctggtctaccgctgcctcgatcggttagtttgtttgtgctgtcactttggttagttcagattcatcaaagtcacacaatagcacaaacaaactaactgttcggggcagcggtagaccagcaacccccccccatgttctgcgaggtaaaattacaggttttttcaatgaagtctggttgctttggcgagagcatagtgTACTAAGTTTCCCATTGGAAACATgaactgtatagctgtctcactgcaaggtaaaccagcaaaaatattctaaatatagcgtacacttaactgatattgatatttttaggtgagcttttcttttaggtggctgaaaTGCATTTCTCTGTGCTGTGCTGGGACTCatatctgtttctccaaactgggggcgtgccgaccgtcatctactgtaggtaatacactgactatggataagtacctcatacaaccccacttcaaaacagccGAACTATCTCTTTAAGGTAATATTTAGTCACCTCGACGAAGGTGGAGAGTGGatgacagttgttgttgttgttgttggggcTCTGTGTATCACAAGCCAGAGAAATGAAGATGGGTTTGAAGATATGGTACGGCAGCAGACAGACTGAGAGAACAACCTGAGAGGAGTTGGTGAAAAAAGACTTGGCTATTAATATGGAAATCAGAGTGAAATATGGATGATACTGGTTTTATGATATGGATTTATGTTTGACCCAAGAGATGGGAATTAATTATGGTTACAATAAACATAAAATCTTTATTTTAGAGTATGATATAACTCATAGCCACCTGGATGACCACGATGTTTCGGAGCACCCTACCCAGCAGGCTCTGGGAGTTGGTGACGCTCGTGTTGTGACGAGAGCGTCTGATATGCCTCAACACCGTCATGTAgcacagcagcaccagcaggtAAAACACAAAGAACAGCGTTATAACGGGAACGTTGAAAGCCATAGACAGACTGCCTCCTATCTCCACCGCAGAGTTGTAGCACACCGCCACACTTCCATCTTTCGAAACAGCGTTGGCGCTCACAGCTTCGTTCACAGAGTAGTAAACCGTCACCGGCACAGTGCCCCCTACCGCCACCACCCACACTGCGGCACACACCCTCCTGGCGAAGGAGGTCGTCGTGAGGCGGGTGAAGAAGCTGTGCGGCAGCAGCTTCGTGCAGCCGCTGGGCCTGGAGGCGTGGGTGTGCTGAATGAGGGCCGCGAAGCGGCTGAGGGCCACCCAAGTGAGGATTATGATGCTTATGTAGATGTTGATGTGGAGCACCGGGGTGACGCCGTGCAGGACCATCTGACACGGGACGTCACTCTGGGTCCAGACCGATCCCCGGGCGTAGTAGGCTGCGAGGAAGGGCGCGGTGAGGGACAGCAACAGGTTGGAGATGCTCAGGTGGGACAGATAAACGTGGATGGGGGAGACGGTGGCGATGCGCCGCAGGAACACCCACAAAGACAGCGTGTTGCCCGGGAGAgcggtgaggaagaggagtgtgtagacggaggggaggaagaagagcgTGGCGGCGGTGGGGCAGAGCGagagaacagaggaggagagggaagcgTTATCCGGTGGAAAAGCGTACGATTTATACTCCATTTGATCTGTAGGAGCACAAACGTGATGGATAAGAGAGGACAGAGAAACACATCCGCTATAAGCAATACAGAAACATACGGAACATATTTCCTTCAGTGAGGTCACCAGGTTCATGTGTCTGTGGGTGTGATATGAAGgtgatatatatagatatacagaaTCTATCTTCCTTCCCCTGAAGTCATTGCCTAAAGTTACTTCTGGTGTCACTTTGACATAAACACAAAAACGAgcagaaactagaaaacttaaaacATATTTCAGCATTTTAGAATTTAGatatatttccccaaaaaatGTTCATGTATATTCTATATAACTTTTGTGATATTATTCtatatatcataaaaaaaacgcatttggtagagcaggttgtccgtCACTAATttcaaatagggctgtcaattgattcaaatatttaatcatgattaatcacacgattgtccatagtaaattgcgattaatcgcaaattagtcacacgtttttttatctgttcaaaatgtaccctaaagggagatttagaGAAATTAGTTATTTCAATGATATTAAAAGTGATAAACTTTAACATATATGAGAGCACATATATAAATTAGCATCCCACACACAGATCATGTTGGAGTCGTACATACCGCTGACAGCAGCTCTGACGAGATCATTCAACAACAGCGACAATCCCTCAAATGAACCATTCACAGATGAAGGGTAAAAACAATAGCAAGTTAACAGCCGGCTCGGTGCGAAGCTTTTCTGTTAACTTCCTGCTTTTATCGAACCAGAGGATCATTATGAACATTTCAGAGCTGGTCTCTTTTTGTTTGTGGGTGTGTTGATGTCACATATGCTGTGTTGGTTTCCATTTCCTCAATCACCATACGTGATGATTTGAAAATTAAGGTAAGAAGTTGTGGTTCTACATGCTTGTATAAGGAAATGTGGTGCATGTTGACAGCAGTGCATTGCGTCACTTTATTATTATCTGAGCAGTTTAGGAAACATTTTGCAAgattctttttttataaatataatatatattgattattatattaaaatctgtcttttttatactatttatttCCTCACATGTGGAATTTCAATCTTTCTCTTTCTACTCTAAGACCCTCTTCTCCATTTCAGCTTCATTTTGCTTTACAACCCAGGTCCTCTGTCTCTCCCACCCTTTAGTCTGATCTACAGAGAAGTGATGCCTGGTCATCTACTCATATTTCTTCACACTGTCTGTATTTATTCGGCCTTGGGGTGGCGCTGCTGTTCCAGCTCTAGCTGAGAAGCAAAGGGAGTTGGTTGTGTTGACAAGGGCTTAAATTtatcgctctctctcctctcgtcaCACTGTGTAATCTATATTTATTGACACGTTAAACTATTTAAAttctcatttataaaataacGTGACTTACCATAGCGGTGCCACACttaaaaaacaagtaaatacagtataaagtCTAGACACTGAACATGTTTTTACATATCAGAAAGCTCTGACATTTACAGAGAGTGGTATTTTATCAGTGAAGCCTGATGCTTTCATCTCAGTCAAAGGTCCTCTGGGTTTTTCTGTAAGCTTGTGATCATCATAATTTGTCATGAAAGTTCAGGCTTTGATGTAGTCTGCATCTTCTTTCTTCTGAGTGAAAGATGGCACTCATTGTCTGCTGGGTCAGACATTGgtctattgtttttatttcagcaGTACTTGACCTCAgatttaaggggagacactacagttgattacttatattaagacaattattttttgtattactagttttcttaaaatgttatgtttaaatatgcaaatgaagcattatcttataaaatatttgcaaatttgcatacatttccagaagagaaatgtgaacattggataaagccaggttcataATCCTTcttttacagaggggatttttGTCTTTATATATCTCTTTATGTCACTCcgtaaatcagaaaatactgcgGACAGCCATAAAATAATCcattttctccatgtttttagtaataaaatgttgtataaatcaggctatgaatgagatatgaacaaacccctttGTTAAAACCTTGAGAAtatagagaggaatgaaactggaaagtttggtggatgtaagtgctgctgaagtggagatgtCTGGCTCAGAATGGCATAGAATTGACCAgtacatgaaaaacaatgtttttttctggggtgtctccccttaaaaatgtaaagtaaaaaacaaagatCACAAATCCTTCCTTTGGTGATCCCAATTTCCTAATTGTGGTTGCTTGCTGCTCCATTTGTAGCTCAGCCATCACTGGTTTCACTACATTAATACAGTGGCAAATATGAAAATGAACCGTTGCTTGATGACACAAAAAGTCCCTGATCAAGTTCTGGGTTTTTTCTTAGAtctgaaatgattaatcgatcagtCAATCGACAGAAAGATTAATcatcaacaattttgataaagCATGGGGTCAAGAGAATAGCTAAGGTGAGATCTTGACTTTAACTGTGATGCCACCAGCAGGTGAAAGGTTTGACTTATTCTGTTAAATATCTCAAAGTCTACGTGATGGATGAGCACACGTTTTAACAAAACCAAAGacgttcccatcagcctcagctgtactttatgCTGAATGCtgattagcatgctaacacgctaaacattatacctgctaaacatcgaCATGTTAGCATTGCCATTGTGAACATTTAGCAttcagca
This DNA window, taken from Sebastes fasciatus isolate fSebFas1 chromosome 14, fSebFas1.pri, whole genome shotgun sequence, encodes the following:
- the LOC141781844 gene encoding putative G-protein coupled receptor 82 isoform X1, with translation MEYKSYAFPPDNASLSSSVLSLCPTAATLFFLPSVYTLLFLTALPGNTLSLWVFLRRIATVSPIHVYLSHLSISNLLLSLTAPFLAAYYARGSVWTQSDVPCQMVLHGVTPVLHINIYISIIILTWVALSRFAALIQHTHASRPSGCTKLLPHSFFTRLTTTSFARRVCAAVWVVAVGGTVPVTVYYSVNEAVSANAVSKDGSVAVCYNSAVEIGGSLSMAFNVPVITLFFVFYLLVLLCYMTVLRHIRRSRHNTSVTNSQSLLGRVLRNIVVIQVVLSVCLLPYHIFKPIFISLACDTQSPNNNNNNCHPLSTFVEVKNCLLLLAALRGSTDPLMYFLLDKTFRHQTRRLLRCNQNNPGSREMCSVSGRDNLNAGKLEDGNVITAAVDLSQGSVL
- the LOC141781844 gene encoding putative G-protein coupled receptor 82 isoform X2; this encodes MEYKSYAFPPDNASLSSSVLSLCPTAATLFFLPSVYTLLFLTALPGNTLSLWVFLRRIATVSPIHVYLSHLSISNLLLSLTAPFLAAYYARGSVWTQSDVPCQMVLHGVTPVLHINIYISIIILTWVALSRFAALIQHTHASRPSGCTKLLPHSFFTRLTTTSFARRVCAAVWVVAVGGTVPVTVYYSVNEAVSANAVSKDGSVAVCYNSAVEIGGSLSMAFNVPVITLFFVFYLLVLLCYMTVLRHIRRSRHNTSVTNSQSLLGRVLRNIVVIQVVLSVCLLPYHIFKPIFISLACDTQSPNNNNNNCHPLSTFVETRPSVIKPADF